The genomic segment GATACCGGCAGACACTCCTGCCGATGTCCAAATGTTTCCATTACAGACAAAACGCTCTTCAACTACCGTGACATCCCCGAAGGCTTTCAACCGATCAAGGGAGTTCCAATGGGTAGTGGCCTTTTTTCCATATAGCAGCCCGGCTTTATGTAACAGGAAAGTCCCGGTGCACACAGAAAATATCGCTTTGCACTGCCTTGCCTGTTCGGTGATAAATTGAATAAGCACCGGGTTGTCCACTTCCTGGCGGGTTCCCTGACCACCCGGCACAAGAAGAAA from the Pseudomonadota bacterium genome contains:
- a CDS encoding DJ-1/PfpI family protein, which encodes MNFGMLVFPDVEELDFVGPWEIVGMWSKFANGPEHRFIVAESLEPVTCAKGLSVNPHVSFEQCPQLDFLLVPGGQGTRQEVDNPVLIQFITEQARQCKAIFSVCTGTFLLHKAGLLYGKKATTHWNSLDRLKAFGDVTVVEERFVCNGNIWTSAGVSAGI